Sequence from the Microbacterium sp. 1.5R genome:
TCGGCGACGGTCACGATCACGATGCTACTTCGAGAGCGCTCAGGAACGACTCGCCCGAATACGATAGTCTGGAACGTCGGCTTCTCGGCAAAACCCCACACTCTTTAGGACATCTGCATGGCGCACGCCCTTCGCTCTGACCTCCGCAACGTCGCAATCGTCGCGCACGTCGACCACGGCAAGACCACTCTCGTCGACGCCATGCTGCGTCAGACCGGCTCGTTCGGCGAACACGCCCACGTCGATGAGCGCGCGATGGACTCGAACGACCTCGAGCGCGAGAAGGGCATCACGATCCTCGCCAAGAACACGGCGATCACCTACAAGGGCAAGCATGCTCAGGGCAAGGAGATCACGATCAACGTGATCGACACCCCCGGCCACGCCGACTTCGGTGGTGAGGTCGAGCGCGGCCTGTCGATGGTCGACGGCGTCGTGCTGCTCGTCGACGCCAGCGAGGGCCCGCTCCCGCAGACCCGTTTCGTGCTGCGCAAGGCTCTCGAGGCCAAGCTGCCCGTCATCCTCCTGGTCAACAAGACCGACCGTCCCGACGCTCGTATCGCCGAGGTCGAGGAAGAGGCCCACGACCTGCTGCTCGGCCTCGCGTCCGACCTCGTCGACGACGTGCCCGACCTCGATGTCGACGCCCTGCTCGACGTTCCCGTCGTCTACGCGTCCGGCCGTGCCGGCGCGGCCTCGCAGAACCGCCCCGCCGACGGATCGCTGCCCGACAACGACGACCTCGAGCCGCTGTTCGAGGCGATCCTCGAGCACGTCCCCGCTCCCGCCTACGACGACGAGCACCCGCTGCAGGCCTGGGTCACCAACCTCGACTCCAGCCCCTTCCTCGGTCGTCTCGCTCTGCTGCGCGTCTTCAACGGCACGCTGAAGAAGGGCCAGACGGTCGCCTGGGTCCGCGCTGACGGCACGCACCAGAACGCACGCATCACCGAGCTGCTCAAGACGCGGGCGCTCGAGCGCTACCCGGCCGATTCGGCGGGCCCGGGCGACATCGTCGCCATCGCCGGCTTCGAGAACATCACGATCGGCGAGACGATCGCCGACCCCGAGGATGTCCGGCCGCTTCCCGCGATCACCGTCGACGACCCGGCCATCTCGATGACGATCGGCACCAACACCTCGCCGCTCATGGGCAAGGTCAAGGGTCACAAGCTCACCGCTCGCATGGTCAAGGACCGTCTCGACAAGGAGCTGATCGGCAACGTCTCGCTCAAGGTCGTCGACATCGGACGCCCGGACGCCTGGGAGGTGCAGGGCCGCGGAGAGCTGGCGCTGGCCATCCTCGTCGAGAACATGCGCCGTGAGGGCTTCGAGCTCACCGTCGGCAAGCCGCAGGTGGTCACGAAGAAGATCGACGGCAAGACGTACGAGCCGTTCGAGCACCTCACGATCGACACGCCGGAGGAGCACCTCGGCGCGATCACGCAGCTCCTGGCGAACCGCAAGGGCCGCATGGAGAACATGACGAACCACGGCACCGGCTGGGTGCGCATGGAGTTCATCGTCCCGTCGCGCGGTCTCATCGGGTTCCGCAGCGAGTTCCTCACGACGACCCGAGGCACCGGCATCGCGAACGCGATCTCGCACGGCTACGAGCCGTGGGCCGGTTCCATCACGACCCGTCAGAACGGCTCGATCGTGGCCGACCGTCAGGGCGTCGTGACTCCGTTCGCGATGATCGCCCTGCAGGAGCGCATGTCGTTCTTCGTGCAGCCCACGCAGGAGGTCTACGAGGGCATGGTCATCGGCGAGAACTCCCGCGCCGACGACATGGACGTCAACATCACGAAGGAGAAGAAGCTCACCAACATGCGTGCGGCGAGCTCCGACACCTTCGAGTCGATGACGCCCCCGCGCCAGCTGACGCTCGAGGAGAGCCTCGAGTTCGCCCGTGACGACGAATGCGTCGAGGTCACGCCCGAGGTCGTCCGCATCCGCAAGGTGAACCTCGACGCGAACACTCGTGCGCGTGAGACCGCTCGCCTGAAGCGCCAGGACGCGAACGTCTGAGAATCGTCTGAGAGAAGGGGCCCTGTACCGCCGGAAACGGCGGTACAGGGCCCCTTTCTCACGAAACGTCCAGGAGTGCCGTTGCAGAATCGTTACCTTGCGCCTGGGGCGATCTCCCGATGAGTGTCCTGTGACGGGCGTACGACGACCCGAAAGTCGAACCCAATGCTTCACACCACCCGTGCGCTTCGGCGCGCCCACGCGGCGGCGACAGCTCGTAACGCCATCACGGCGCGTCGCCCGAAACTGATTCTCGGAACGATCACCGGAGGCGTGCTCGGCCTCGCTCTGACGGTCGGCATCGTGTCCGCCCCCGCGGCCGGCGCCGAGCTGCCGGACGCCGTCGCAGGCGTCACCTCGTTCGTCACCGGCGAGCCGGACGCCCCGGCCAAGAGCGCGGATGACTCGGCGCTCACGATGGTCGCCGCTCAGGATGCCGTCGCGGCAGCGGAGGCGCTGAACGCAGAGGTCGCGGCATCGGGCCTCGATCTGGGCGCCGCACCCTCGAGCGTCGACACCGCTGACGTGACCACGTGGGTCGATCAGCTGGCGGACCGTGATGACTTCTCGAACAGGGAGCTCTCGAGCCTGACCGCGTACGCAGTCACCGGAACGGACGAGATCGTCGCGGAGACCGCTGCGCTGCAGGCGTCCTATGTCGCAGCCCAGGAGGCGAAGGCCGCTGCGGACGCGGCTGCGGCCCAGGCGGCGGCTGAAGCCGCGGCGCTCGCTCAGACGAACACCGTCGACGGCGCGAAGGCCGCGGCTCGCGACATCGCGTCGAGCGAGTACGGCTGGGGCGAGGACCAGTTCTCCTGCCTGAACTCGCTGTGGACCAAGGAGTCCGGCTGGAACTACAAGGCGTACAACGCCTCGGGTGGCGCGACGGGGATCCCGCAGGCTCTGCCCGGAAGCAAGATGGCGTCAGCCGGTTCCGACTGGCAGACCAACGCGGCCACTCAGATCCGCTGGGGCCTCGGATACATCTCGTCGGTCTACGGCACCCCCTGCAGTGCGTGGGGCCACTCCCAGTCGGTGAACTGGTACTGAGTCGCAGCTCCGCACACCCTCCCTCCGAGACCCACCCCGCCTGCGTGCGGCGGTGGGTCTCGGTGTCTCCGGACATGTGTCGCAACAGGGCACTGCCTGCCCTAGGCAGCGCGACGCATTGGCACTACGGTGAGCGATGACGGCTGGGGGGTCGTGGACTCGAAGGAGAACGCATGGACGTCGCGGCGCTGGCAGGCATCCCGCAGCAGGTCTCGACGGGTGGGCTGCCCGGGTGGGACAGGGTCGACCAGCTCGTGCGTGAGGCTCATCGCCTGTATGCGCAGGACCACGGCGGCGCGGTCGCCGACTACATCCCGGTGCTCGCCGACGCCGACCCCGAGCTGTTCGGTCTCGCGGTCATCGAGGTCGACGGCGGCCTGCATGACGCCGGGGATGCGCAGCATCCGTTCTCGATCCAGTCGATCTCGAAGATGTTCGTCTACGCCCTGGCGATCCAGGAGCACGGCCATGAGCGGGTGCGCGACATCGTCGGCGTCAACAACACCGGCCTCGCCTTCAACTCCCTGATGGCGCTCGAGCTCAACGGCGGACACCCCATGAATCCGATGGTCAACGCCGGTGCGATCGCGACGACGGCACTGATGCCGGGGCAGACGGCTGTCGAGCAGTGGGAGCGCGTGCGCGAGGGGCTCTCTGCTTTCGCCGGCCGCGCGCTGAGCCTCGACGGCGTGGTGTACGCCTCGGAAGCCGCGACCAACGAGCGCAACCGGGCGATGGGCTGGCTGCTCCGCAGCTACGGACGGCTGGTCGGCGACCCCGACGAGGTCGTCGACGTCTACACGCGTCAGTGCGCTCTCAGCGTCACGGCCCACGACCTCGCGGTGATGGGGGCGACGCTCGCCGACGGCGGCGTGAATCCGATCACGGGCGAGCGGGTGGTCTCTGCGGACGTCTGCCGCGACACTCTCGCAGTGGTGGCATCCACGGGCCTCTACGAGGCCTCGGGTGAGTGGCTGTTCGAGATCGGGCTGCCCGCCAAGTCGGGTGTGGCAGGAGGGATCGTCGCCGTCGCGCCGGGCAAGGGTGCCGTCGCCGGATTCTCACCGCGCCTCGACGCGGCGGGAAACTCCGTGCGATCGCAGCTCGCCATCGGTCACCTCTCCCGCGCTCTCGGACTGAACCTGTTCGCCTCCGCGCCCGCGCCGACCGCTCGGTCGACGGACTGACCTCCTTCCCCGCTCAGAGGACCCTGCCATGACACTCACTGCTCCGGCATCCACGAAGACCTCCTGGATGCCGCTCGTCAGTCTCTTCCTCGCCCAGGTGCTCATGTCGTTCAACGTGGCAGCCCTGCCGATATCCCTCGGTGGCATGGTCAGTGAGTTCGGCGTGCCGCCGACGGTCGCCAGCACCACCATCGTGATGTACGGCCTCGCCGTGGCCGCCCTCGTGATGACCGGCGCGAAGCTCGGGCAGCGGGTCGGCTGGGTCCTCATCTTCCGGATCGTGATCGGCTTGTTCGCCGCGTCGTCGGTGCTGATGATCGTGTCCCCGAGTGTGGGCTGGGCCATCGCGGGGCAGGCGGTCGCCGGCGCCGCCGCAGCGATCATCGTCCCCTCGATCGTGGCGCTGATCGCCGAGAACTATCGGGGCGCGCAGCAGGCGACGGCGATCGGTGCGATCGGGTCCGCCCGAGCCATTTCGGGAGTCACCGCGTTCCTCATCGGCGGCACGCTCGGCACCCTGGTCGGATGGCGGCCGATGTTCTTCATCGTGTTCGGCATCGCCGTGGTCGTCTTCGCGTTCAGCTTCACGCTGCGAGGTGATGGGGGAGACGCGTCGATCCGCATCGACCTCGTGGCGTCGCTCCTCATCGGCGCGGCCATCGTGCTTCTGACCCTGGGTTTCAACAACCTCAACGGGTGGGGTGCCGTCGCTGCGACCGAGGCCGCACCGTTCAACATCCTCGGGCTCTCGCCTGCGCCCGCCTTCGTCGTCGTCGGGATCGTGCTCGGTCAATGCTTCTTCGTCTGGACTCGCCGTCGGATGGCCGAGGGCAAGGTGCCGCTGATCGACCTCAGCATCCTCGACTCGTCGAAGGAGCGCGCTGCCGTGTACGCGATGTTCATCGTCGTGGCGCTCGAGGCGTGCGTGAACTTCACCATCCCCCTGTACATCCAGATCGTGCAGGGAAGGACGCCCTTCGACACGTCGCTCGCGATGATGCCTTTCAACCTGACCGTGTTCATCACCGCCACACTCGTCGTCCGGTTCTACAAGCGCTACCCGCCGCGGGTCATCGGCGTCTTCGGCTTCATCCTCACCACGGTCGCGCTCGTCTGGCTGTCCTTCGTGGTGAACAACAACTGGGAGACGCTTCCGACGATCCTCGGGCTGGTCGTGTTCGGCATCGGTCAGGGTGCGCTCGTGACCCTCGTCTTCAACGTGCTCGTCACCGCGGCGCCGGCTGAGCTCGCGGGTGATGTCGGCTCGTTGCGCGGCACCACGCAGAATCTCGCCTCGGCGGTCGGGACCGCTCTGGCCGGCGCACTCCTCGTCTCGCTCCTCGGGGTGAGCATCGGCCGCGCGGTCGTCGAGCACCCCGAGCTGCCGCCGTCGCTCGTCGCGCAGGTCGACATGGACAACCTGAACTTCGTCAGCAACGACGACCTGCGCGCAGCACTCGAGCAGACGGATGCGACGCCCGAGCAGGTCGACGCGGCGGTGGCCGTCAACGAGGAGTCGCGTCTGGGGACGCTGCGACTCGGCCTGCTGCTGCTCGCGGGACTCAGTGCCGTGGCGATCCTGCCTGCATCCCGGCTGCCGAAGTACAAGCCGGACGAGATCCCGGACCCGTCACCGGTCTCGGGCTCCGCGCCGAAGTGATGCTCAGCGCAGCTCCGAGATGAGCACCGCACTGGTCGAGGCGACGGTCGCCTCGAACACGTGGGGCGCGTCTCCGGCGTACGAGAGATAGTCGCCCGGGTTCAGCAGCACGGGGGCGTCCGACGGACCGATCCGAGCCTGGCCGGAGAGGAGGATCACGTGTTCGGTCGTTCCCACGTGATGCGGATCGGAGCGGCGTGGATCCCCGGGATCCGCGTGGATCAGGTACACATCCCGCCTCGCACCCGGCGGGCTCGCTGAGAGCAGGGTCGCGCTGTACGCGGCGACCGACGACGGGACGCCCGTGAGGTCATCGGCGCGGATGAGCGTCGGCGCGTTGCTCTGCTGATCGACGAGGACGGCGAACGGCACCCCGAGCGCGACGCCGAGCGCCCAGAGCGTCTCGACGCTGGGGTTGCCGGCACCGGACTCCAGCTGGGAGACGGTCGCCTTCGAGATTCCCGCTCGACGCGCCAACTCCGACACGGACAGTCCGGCTCTCTCCCTCTCTCTGCGCAGAGTGCGGGCGATGCGCGTTCGGAGTTCCTCCATGTGTTCATCATGTCAAACGATCGTTCGCTTGACTATCCCGGACACCGCGTTCAGAATGATGGTCATGTGTTCACCGCAGCGAACGATCGTGCGATGAGCGCCGACCGCGAGGTCTGGCGTGAAGCGCTGGGAGTCGTGCTCGCCACCAGCGCCTATGGCATCTCGTTCGGCGCGCTGGCCGTGGCATCCGGACTCGACGTCTGGCAGGCGTGCGTGCTGAGCCTGCTGATGTTCACGGGCGGGTCGCAGTTCGCCTTCGTCGGAGTCTTCGCCGCCGGAGGAGTGTCCGCACTGCCGTCGGCGATCGCGTCGGCCGCGCTGCTGGGAGTGCGCAATGTCGCATACGGCATGCGGATGTCACCCGTCGTCGGCACGACCACCGGACGGCGGATAGCGGCGGCGCACTTCACGATCGACGAGTCGACCGCCGTGGCCATCTCGCAGACTGATCCGCGGCTGAGGCAGGTCGGCTTCTGGGTCACCGGGATCGGCATCTTCATCGGCTGGAACATCACGACCCTGATCGGGGCACTCGTCGGCGACGTGCTCGGTGACCCCAAGACCTGGGGGCTGGATGCTGCGGCGGCCGCGGCGTTCCTGGCTCTGCTCTGGCCGCGCCTGAAGGAACGTCAGGCCATAGCGGTCGGGGTGGCTGCGGCGGTGGTGGCGGCCGCCCTCACGCCGTTCATCATGCCCGGGCTGCCCGTGCTCGTGGCAGCCGTCGTCGCGATCATCGTGGGCTGGTTCAACTGGCTCGGTCGAGTCGATGCCTCCGCACTCGACGGTGGGGAGGCCGCCGCGTGAGCATCTGGAGTGCGATCCTTCTCGCTGCGGTGATCTGCCTCGCTCTGAAGGCCGCCGGGTACCTCGTGCCGCCCTCGGTGCTCGAGGCACCGCGACCGGCGCGCATCTCCGATCTGCTCACCGTGGCCCTGCTCGCCGCGCTCGTGGCCGTGCAGACCCTCGGAGCCGGGCAGGCCGTCGTCGTCGATGCACGGGTTCCCGCTGTGCTCGTCGCGGCCGGGCTTCTCTGGCTGCGTCAGTCGTTCCTCGTCGTGGTGGTCGCGGCCGCCCTCGTCGCGGCTCTCCTGCGCCTGTTCGGGCTCGCTGTCTGAGCGCCCCTTCGCGGCGGCGCGCGTAGGATCGACTCGTGCGTATCGGATGGATCTCCCGGGTGTTCTCCTGGATCGCCGCGGCTCTCGTCGGCGGCGTGTTCGGCGTCGCAGGGACGATCGGTCACAGCCTCATGTGGGGGCCCGTGCCCGTCGGACTCATCGTCGGAGCGATCGCGTGCGGCGCGATCCTCGTCGCGATCCGCGCGCTCACCCACGACCGAGGCGCGACTCTCGCCGCGGGGCTCGGCATGCTCGGCATGCTGGTGCTCATCTCCGGCGTCGGGCCCGGGGGATCGGTGGTGGTCGAAGACACGCTCAGCGGTCGCATCTGGACCTATCTCGTCGCGGGGCTCGTGCTCCTCGCTGTCGCATGGCCCTCGTTCTCGCGGCTTCCGACTCGCACCGAGGCGCAGGCGTCGACGGCCGCGGCATCCGGCACGGCGCCCGGCGCAGACGAGGCGACCGCCCCTCGTGCCCCCGTCCTGGGCGATCGGACCGGCGGCGAGTCGTAGACTGGAGGGGTGACGTATGTGATCGCCCTCCCGTGCGTCGATGTCAAGGATCGCGCCTGCATCGACGAGTGCCCTGTTGACTGTATCTATGAGGGCGAACGCTCGCTGTACATCCACCCCGACGAATGCGTCGACTGCGGCGCGTGCGAACCCGTCTGCCCCGTCGAGGCGATCTACTACGAAGACGACCTGCCCGACGAGTGGCAGGACTACTACAAGGCCAACGTCGAGTTCTTCGACGAGGTGGGCTCCCCGGGCGGTGCGGCCAAGGTCGGCGTCATCGCACACGATCACCCGATCATCGCCGCTCTCCCGCCGCAGGGCGAGTAGTCCGTGAGTGTTCGCGATCTCGCCGACTACCCGTGGGATGCGGTCGTTCCCTACCGCGAACGCGCCGCGCGTCATCCGGACGGAATCGTCGACCTGTCGGTCGGTTCGCCCGTCGACCCGACGCCCGAGCTGATCCGCCGGGCACTGTCGGAGGCGACCGATGCGCACGCCTACCCTCAGACCGTCGGCACTCCCGCCCTTCGTGGGGCGATCGTCGAGTGGTACGCGCGGCGCAGGGGAGTGAGCGACCTGACCGTCGACAACGTCCTGCCCACCATCGGCTCGAAGGAGCTGGTGGCTCTGCTGCCGACTCTTCTGGGTCTGGGGGAGAGCGACATCGTGGTGCATCCCCGAATCGCCTACCCGACCTATGAGGTGGGTGCTCGCGTCGTGGGAGCGACCCCGCTGCCGTCCGACGATCCGACGGAGTGGCCTGACGGCACCAAGCTCATCTGGATTAACACGCCCGGGAATCCGGACGGCCGTACCTGGACCGTGGAGGAACTGGCTGCTGCGGTCGAGCGGGCTCGAGAGCTGGGAGCCGTGCTCGCGAGCGACGAGTGCTACGCCGAGCTCGGCTGGGACGGCCGCTGGGCGACTGAGCCGATTCCGTCGATCCTCGATCCTCGCGTGACCGGTGGCAGCAGGGCGAATCTGCTCAGCGTCTACTCGCTCAGCAAGCAGTCGAATCTCGCCGGCTATCGTGCGGCATTCGTCGCAGGGTGTGCGCGCATCGTCGGCGAACTGCTCACCGCCCGCAAGCACCTGGGCCTGATGCCGCCAGAGCCGGTGCAGCACGCCATGGCAGTGGCGCTGGGCGATGACGAGCACGTCGCCGCTCAGAAGGCGCTCTACCGAGCGCGACGCGACATGCTGCGGCCTGCGCTCGAGGCGGCGGGGTTCCGGATCGACGGCTCGGAGGCCGGGCTCTACCTGTGGGCGACGGAGGGGCAGGACGCGTGGGCGAGCATCGAGCGGCTCGCCGATCTCGGCATCCTGGCGGGTCCCGGTCCGTTCTACGGTGAGTTCTCGACCCAGCACGTGCGACTGGCTCTGACGGCTCCCTCCGACAGGATCGCTGAGGGCGCGCGGCGTCTGCACGCACAGGCCGTGTAGGTTCTGGCCTCAGATCAGTGGTTCTTTTGTCGGTTGTCACAGTAGGCCTGTGTGCCTACTAGGCTGTAAAGGCGATTCGGTCGTGTATCGACGATCTCGAACTGACCTGGTGCACAGCGCCGTGACATCGCCACATCCGACTTGATGAAGATCCATGAGGAGGCCCGCGTGAGCGCAGCGGCAGAGCAGCAGGCGACGGCGAAGCTGACGATCGGCGAGACGACCGCTGAATTCCCACTCGTGCGCGGCACGGCCGGCAACGACAGCATCGACTTCTCGACGCTGACGCGGCAGACGGGTTACACGGGACTCGACTACGGGTTCGTCAACACGGCGTCGACGAAGTCCGCGATCACGTTCATCGACGGAGACAAGGGCATCCTGCGCTACCGCGGGTATCCGATCGAGCAGCTTGCCGGTTCGACGAGCTACCTCGAGGTCGCCTGGCTCCTCATCTACGGCGAGCTTCCCTCCGCCGCCGAGCTCGCCGAGTTCGACGAGAAGATCCGTCGGCACACAC
This genomic interval carries:
- the dapC gene encoding succinyldiaminopimelate transaminase, with product MSVRDLADYPWDAVVPYRERAARHPDGIVDLSVGSPVDPTPELIRRALSEATDAHAYPQTVGTPALRGAIVEWYARRRGVSDLTVDNVLPTIGSKELVALLPTLLGLGESDIVVHPRIAYPTYEVGARVVGATPLPSDDPTEWPDGTKLIWINTPGNPDGRTWTVEELAAAVERARELGAVLASDECYAELGWDGRWATEPIPSILDPRVTGGSRANLLSVYSLSKQSNLAGYRAAFVAGCARIVGELLTARKHLGLMPPEPVQHAMAVALGDDEHVAAQKALYRARRDMLRPALEAAGFRIDGSEAGLYLWATEGQDAWASIERLADLGILAGPGPFYGEFSTQHVRLALTAPSDRIAEGARRLHAQAV
- a CDS encoding phospholipase — encoded protein: MLHTTRALRRAHAAATARNAITARRPKLILGTITGGVLGLALTVGIVSAPAAGAELPDAVAGVTSFVTGEPDAPAKSADDSALTMVAAQDAVAAAEALNAEVAASGLDLGAAPSSVDTADVTTWVDQLADRDDFSNRELSSLTAYAVTGTDEIVAETAALQASYVAAQEAKAAADAAAAQAAAEAAALAQTNTVDGAKAAARDIASSEYGWGEDQFSCLNSLWTKESGWNYKAYNASGGATGIPQALPGSKMASAGSDWQTNAATQIRWGLGYISSVYGTPCSAWGHSQSVNWY
- the glsA gene encoding glutaminase A encodes the protein MDVAALAGIPQQVSTGGLPGWDRVDQLVREAHRLYAQDHGGAVADYIPVLADADPELFGLAVIEVDGGLHDAGDAQHPFSIQSISKMFVYALAIQEHGHERVRDIVGVNNTGLAFNSLMALELNGGHPMNPMVNAGAIATTALMPGQTAVEQWERVREGLSAFAGRALSLDGVVYASEAATNERNRAMGWLLRSYGRLVGDPDEVVDVYTRQCALSVTAHDLAVMGATLADGGVNPITGERVVSADVCRDTLAVVASTGLYEASGEWLFEIGLPAKSGVAGGIVAVAPGKGAVAGFSPRLDAAGNSVRSQLAIGHLSRALGLNLFASAPAPTARSTD
- a CDS encoding histidinol dehydrogenase, coding for MRIGWISRVFSWIAAALVGGVFGVAGTIGHSLMWGPVPVGLIVGAIACGAILVAIRALTHDRGATLAAGLGMLGMLVLISGVGPGGSVVVEDTLSGRIWTYLVAGLVLLAVAWPSFSRLPTRTEAQASTAAASGTAPGADEATAPRAPVLGDRTGGES
- a CDS encoding AzlC family ABC transporter permease; translated protein: MSADREVWREALGVVLATSAYGISFGALAVASGLDVWQACVLSLLMFTGGSQFAFVGVFAAGGVSALPSAIASAALLGVRNVAYGMRMSPVVGTTTGRRIAAAHFTIDESTAVAISQTDPRLRQVGFWVTGIGIFIGWNITTLIGALVGDVLGDPKTWGLDAAAAAAFLALLWPRLKERQAIAVGVAAAVVAAALTPFIMPGLPVLVAAVVAIIVGWFNWLGRVDASALDGGEAAA
- a CDS encoding MFS transporter, yielding MTLTAPASTKTSWMPLVSLFLAQVLMSFNVAALPISLGGMVSEFGVPPTVASTTIVMYGLAVAALVMTGAKLGQRVGWVLIFRIVIGLFAASSVLMIVSPSVGWAIAGQAVAGAAAAIIVPSIVALIAENYRGAQQATAIGAIGSARAISGVTAFLIGGTLGTLVGWRPMFFIVFGIAVVVFAFSFTLRGDGGDASIRIDLVASLLIGAAIVLLTLGFNNLNGWGAVAATEAAPFNILGLSPAPAFVVVGIVLGQCFFVWTRRRMAEGKVPLIDLSILDSSKERAAVYAMFIVVALEACVNFTIPLYIQIVQGRTPFDTSLAMMPFNLTVFITATLVVRFYKRYPPRVIGVFGFILTTVALVWLSFVVNNNWETLPTILGLVVFGIGQGALVTLVFNVLVTAAPAELAGDVGSLRGTTQNLASAVGTALAGALLVSLLGVSIGRAVVEHPELPPSLVAQVDMDNLNFVSNDDLRAALEQTDATPEQVDAAVAVNEESRLGTLRLGLLLLAGLSAVAILPASRLPKYKPDEIPDPSPVSGSAPK
- the fdxA gene encoding ferredoxin, with amino-acid sequence MTYVIALPCVDVKDRACIDECPVDCIYEGERSLYIHPDECVDCGACEPVCPVEAIYYEDDLPDEWQDYYKANVEFFDEVGSPGGAAKVGVIAHDHPIIAALPPQGE
- a CDS encoding helix-turn-helix domain-containing protein translates to MEELRTRIARTLRRERERAGLSVSELARRAGISKATVSQLESGAGNPSVETLWALGVALGVPFAVLVDQQSNAPTLIRADDLTGVPSSVAAYSATLLSASPPGARRDVYLIHADPGDPRRSDPHHVGTTEHVILLSGQARIGPSDAPVLLNPGDYLSYAGDAPHVFEATVASTSAVLISELR
- a CDS encoding AzlD domain-containing protein — encoded protein: MSIWSAILLAAVICLALKAAGYLVPPSVLEAPRPARISDLLTVALLAALVAVQTLGAGQAVVVDARVPAVLVAAGLLWLRQSFLVVVVAAALVAALLRLFGLAV
- the typA gene encoding translational GTPase TypA — translated: MAHALRSDLRNVAIVAHVDHGKTTLVDAMLRQTGSFGEHAHVDERAMDSNDLEREKGITILAKNTAITYKGKHAQGKEITINVIDTPGHADFGGEVERGLSMVDGVVLLVDASEGPLPQTRFVLRKALEAKLPVILLVNKTDRPDARIAEVEEEAHDLLLGLASDLVDDVPDLDVDALLDVPVVYASGRAGAASQNRPADGSLPDNDDLEPLFEAILEHVPAPAYDDEHPLQAWVTNLDSSPFLGRLALLRVFNGTLKKGQTVAWVRADGTHQNARITELLKTRALERYPADSAGPGDIVAIAGFENITIGETIADPEDVRPLPAITVDDPAISMTIGTNTSPLMGKVKGHKLTARMVKDRLDKELIGNVSLKVVDIGRPDAWEVQGRGELALAILVENMRREGFELTVGKPQVVTKKIDGKTYEPFEHLTIDTPEEHLGAITQLLANRKGRMENMTNHGTGWVRMEFIVPSRGLIGFRSEFLTTTRGTGIANAISHGYEPWAGSITTRQNGSIVADRQGVVTPFAMIALQERMSFFVQPTQEVYEGMVIGENSRADDMDVNITKEKKLTNMRAASSDTFESMTPPRQLTLEESLEFARDDECVEVTPEVVRIRKVNLDANTRARETARLKRQDANV